CATTCAATGACGCCACATCGCGCCAGACGGCAGGTTGCTCTTCGGCCATCTTTGAGACGGCGCCCTGTACGTCGCTCGGCTGTACCGGGCCGTCAACGGTAATCCGCAGATACTTGTATGTGGAGCGTGGAATTCGCAGCGTGGTATTAGAACCCAGATTCTCGCGCGAGAGATCGTAGATGATGGTGCTGCCCAGGCCAGCCCAGGTTTTTGCGTGGGGATCGTCCTGGCCTTCGACGCGTGCATGCGCGACGAAGTTTTTCGTCGCAAGCTTCAATTGCACGTGGTCATACTCGGCCAGTCCAGACATATCAATCAGGAACTGCGTCTTGCCCTGTACTGTGGCTTGCTGGAAGACGGTGAGATCTTTGCGGTCTTCCTCAAGGCTGCCACGTTGAACCGAGATCGCGTAGGGGATTTCGGAATCACCTGAAAGCAAACGTAGGTCGCCAAGATCCGGACGCGCGTGCTTCCAGATGACTTCATCGACTGCGATGTAGTTCTGCCCCGCAGCAGAGACCTGTATCGGACGCTGATACTTTGAATGCGATACGGACGGGCTTAACAGAAGGATGAAAGACAGCAGCACCAGGAAATTGTTCATGCGGACGCTGCCCGACTCGGTTTCGCTTCTCCCCCAGGACCGAGCTTTAGCCAATCGCGATGATAGACGTACGAGATTCCCATCAGGACCGCTCCAAGAGCGATGAAGCTGATGATGCGATATCCCTGCTGGAGTTCCGAGACGTCGTACAAGAACACTTTGGCGATCGTCAGCGCGATCAATACCAGCGCTTGCCAGCGCACGAATGACGAGCGGCGCTTGAATCCGAACAGCATTAATCCTGCGCCGTAGGCGAGCCAGATGAGCGAATAGCTGAAGCGGCGAGCCAGTTCGATCTGGTGTATCGCCGTGTATGAGTAATTGTGCGCCGCGTAGAACGGCATTATCTGTCGAGTGAAATAGTCCGAGGCTTCTAGCGTAAGTGCGATCAGCGCGAGCACGTTGAGGAGAACGCCCGCGACCCGAATGGCTGGACGCTCGCCTTCACTCGCATATCGGTCAGCGGCTGCGACGATGCTGCCTAGAATCGCGATTGCCACAAGATAAGTGGCAAAGCGAGCATTAAGAATCAACGTCTCAACGCGGAAGTTATCGAAAACGAGTAGGCGAATGATGCCGAGGCTCAGAGTTGTGGCAGCAAAGTAACGCAGAAAGTTCGTCTTCGTGCGCACCGATACATACAGAAGCACGGCCGACTCGACGAGCCATCCCAGGGTAATCCAGTGTGAGTTGAGCTTCAGTGGAATCGCGATGGTGATGAACGCGACCGCAATGGCGATGTGGAGCATGTTGATCGTCTTCACCACGTTGGCATTGCTGCCCGCGCGACGCTTGAATTGGCCGCTCAAAGCTAGGTAAACGGCTGCCAGCGCTAACGCATACCAGGTCAGCGTGTCGTTGGAGTACATCTCGTTCAGCGCGAGGAACGCGGCGGCGGCGTTGAGCAACGGCAGGAATGTCAAAGTAGCTGAGAATCCAGATCGCCATCTCGAAGGCGTAAGAGGCGTGAGCAGGGGAATCACGGCGAAGATTGCCGCAAAAAGAATCGTGAATATTGTCGTCGTAATCCGCTGTTCTTTGGTGTAGTACTCGGCGAACCATCCGATGTAGAGAATGATGGTGCCGGTAAAGGCGCCGACCAACAAGCGTCGCCATGGCTTGAGGGTTACTACGGCCAGCATCGCCAAATCCAGCAGCGCTACGTAGGAGAAG
The genomic region above belongs to Terriglobales bacterium and contains:
- a CDS encoding DUF3999 family protein, translating into MNNFLVLLSFILLLSPSVSHSKYQRPIQVSAAGQNYIAVDEVIWKHARPDLGDLRLLSGDSEIPYAISVQRGSLEEDRKDLTVFQQATVQGKTQFLIDMSGLAEYDHVQLKLATKNFVAHARVEGQDDPHAKTWAGLGSTIIYDLSRENLGSNTTLRIPRSTYKYLRITVDGPVQPSDVQGAVSKMAEEQPAVWRDVASLNAPAQSGKDTVFTFSLPETVPVERVSFSIAPSAQNFRRDVEIRDEKDGWLGSGEIERVHMVRAGQKIDSEQQSVAFSANGHTTVKVIVHNGDDRPLDISGARLQQLERRIYFDASAPARLLIYYGDEKLNSPVYDYAKLFQQSKNAVAAQLGAETLNAAFTQRPDERPWSERHQFVLWIAIVLAVLGLGAVAIRSMRTATA
- a CDS encoding DUF2339 domain-containing protein, which encodes MADLQRELAALRAEMAAMKARMERIEQRTGLGLAPAERKLEVARPAAPAVPSPPRPLDVAPISPIPTTFSVTPAKEEDELEGKIGKLWLNRIGIIAILTGVSYFIKYAFDNGWIGPAGRVALGLLAGIALIFWSERFRTRGQGPFSYSMKAVGIGILYLSLWGAFQVYHLVPSAVAFVSMIIVSASTITLALTQDAEILAAFAMIGGFSTPVLLSTGQNHEIVLFSYVALLDLAMLAVVTLKPWRRLLVGAFTGTIILYIGWFAEYYTKEQRITTTIFTILFAAIFAVIPLLTPLTPSRWRSGFSATLTFLPLLNAAAAFLALNEMYSNDTLTWYALALAAVYLALSGQFKRRAGSNANVVKTINMLHIAIAVAFITIAIPLKLNSHWITLGWLVESAVLLYVSVRTKTNFLRYFAATTLSLGIIRLLVFDNFRVETLILNARFATYLVAIAILGSIVAAADRYASEGERPAIRVAGVLLNVLALIALTLEASDYFTRQIMPFYAAHNYSYTAIHQIELARRFSYSLIWLAYGAGLMLFGFKRRSSFVRWQALVLIALTIAKVFLYDVSELQQGYRIISFIALGAVLMGISYVYHRDWLKLGPGGEAKPSRAASA